The Geotalea uraniireducens Rf4 genome window below encodes:
- a CDS encoding dihydropyrimidine dehydrogenase subunit A, with product MAQVVFSSWGRNIVDNRAGGAGTEAQFRLPVTYDGERPMAAFMGWDGIIVFNKDVDVPVMAAEYMRRVQTLYCCGKCTPGKKGTRVLMDALAAIIAGKASEADLATIEDLADLLKNCKCTLCQSSTVPVLDAVKYFRNDFLAYINSAKKPAAEFSYIDKYTAPCQDKCPAHIDIPAYIEGIKDYHFGHSLAAIRDNMPLPSVCGRVCPHPCETACRRKNVDEPISIMVLKRSASDYEWQHKIEPPMQPKPRKSKTVAVVGAGPAGLAAAYYLALEGYPVTIYEALPEGFGGGMVAVGIPPYRQPRHLLQRDIDIISAMGVEIIYNTRIGKDISLAELKSKYNAVFLAPGAHRSKPMGVEGEDKGYKGFLKGGIDFLREAYMGKPTGMGKKVVVVGGGNTAIDCVRVALREGAEESILLYRRSRKEMPADVWEVDGADEEGVKFEFQVLPTRIIVDANDRITGVECVRMALGEPDASGRRRPEPMAGSEFVVECDTVIPAIGQDPDLGFIPPDLGIDITKWNTIVTKYIPYKDAAGKELKDGMGNSQSRTLITDCNGIFAGGDAEIGPLTAVACIGSGHRAAKVIQRWLEEGKAYLTDDEYMEDILNYMGVYDKTESVPWLDSAARAHQAEVHGKERASYKNYCEVELGFTNSQAVREAERCLRCYRVAMVAV from the coding sequence GTGGCACAGGTGGTTTTTTCCAGCTGGGGAAGAAATATTGTTGATAACCGCGCAGGCGGCGCCGGCACGGAGGCGCAGTTCCGGCTACCTGTAACCTATGACGGTGAGCGGCCGATGGCTGCCTTCATGGGATGGGACGGCATCATCGTCTTCAATAAGGACGTGGATGTTCCCGTGATGGCTGCCGAATACATGCGGCGCGTACAGACCCTGTACTGCTGCGGTAAGTGCACCCCCGGCAAGAAAGGGACCCGTGTCCTCATGGATGCCCTGGCTGCGATCATTGCCGGGAAGGCATCAGAGGCCGACCTGGCAACCATTGAGGACTTGGCGGATCTCCTGAAAAACTGCAAGTGCACCCTCTGTCAGAGCTCCACGGTGCCGGTGCTTGATGCGGTGAAATATTTCCGTAACGATTTCCTTGCATATATAAACAGCGCTAAAAAGCCGGCTGCAGAGTTCAGCTACATCGATAAGTATACCGCCCCCTGTCAGGACAAGTGTCCGGCGCATATAGACATTCCCGCCTATATCGAAGGGATCAAGGATTATCATTTCGGGCATTCGCTGGCGGCGATCCGCGACAATATGCCGCTCCCGTCGGTCTGCGGCCGTGTCTGTCCCCATCCGTGCGAAACGGCCTGCCGGCGCAAGAACGTGGACGAGCCGATCAGCATCATGGTGCTGAAAAGGTCTGCTTCCGATTACGAGTGGCAGCACAAGATCGAACCGCCCATGCAGCCGAAACCGCGCAAGAGCAAGACCGTTGCCGTGGTCGGCGCCGGCCCTGCCGGTCTTGCCGCGGCCTATTACCTGGCCTTGGAAGGATACCCGGTAACCATCTACGAGGCGCTTCCCGAAGGGTTCGGCGGCGGCATGGTCGCAGTCGGCATTCCTCCCTACCGTCAGCCGCGTCACTTGCTGCAACGGGACATCGATATCATATCCGCCATGGGCGTTGAGATAATCTATAACACAAGGATCGGCAAGGATATCTCCCTGGCCGAGTTGAAGTCGAAATACAACGCGGTCTTTCTCGCGCCGGGTGCGCACCGTTCCAAGCCGATGGGTGTCGAGGGCGAAGACAAGGGTTACAAGGGCTTCCTCAAGGGAGGGATCGACTTCCTGCGCGAGGCCTACATGGGTAAACCGACCGGCATGGGGAAAAAGGTCGTGGTTGTCGGCGGCGGCAACACTGCCATTGACTGCGTGCGGGTTGCCCTCCGGGAAGGTGCCGAAGAATCTATCTTGCTCTACCGCCGCTCCCGCAAAGAGATGCCGGCGGACGTATGGGAAGTGGACGGCGCCGATGAGGAAGGGGTCAAGTTTGAATTCCAGGTCCTACCGACCAGGATCATCGTCGATGCCAATGACCGGATAACCGGCGTGGAATGCGTGCGGATGGCCTTGGGCGAGCCGGATGCATCCGGCCGACGTCGGCCGGAACCGATGGCTGGCAGCGAATTCGTTGTCGAATGCGACACCGTCATCCCGGCCATCGGCCAGGATCCGGACCTGGGCTTCATACCGCCCGACCTGGGCATTGACATCACCAAGTGGAACACCATCGTCACCAAGTACATCCCTTATAAGGATGCGGCGGGCAAGGAACTGAAGGACGGAATGGGGAACTCCCAGTCCAGAACATTGATTACCGACTGTAACGGGATTTTCGCCGGCGGTGACGCAGAGATCGGTCCGTTGACCGCCGTTGCCTGCATCGGCAGCGGTCATCGCGCCGCCAAGGTCATTCAGCGCTGGTTGGAAGAGGGGAAGGCTTACCTTACCGACGACGAATACATGGAAGACATCCTTAACTACATGGGTGTCTATGATAAGACCGAGAGCGTTCCCTGGCTCGATTCAGCTGCAAGGGCGCACCAGGCCGAGGTACACGGCAAGGAGCGGGCCAGCTACAAGAACTACTGCGAGGTTGAGCTCGGCTTCACGAACAGCCAGGCGGTGCGCGAGGCGGAGCGGTGTCTGCGATGCTACCGGGTAGCCATGGTTGCAGTATAG
- a CDS encoding aminopeptidase, protein MYSKAFSDLFSINMGVKSGERILVFSDTIRPDETPSAADADRRARLLQTAADAAAYAGKIYGNTTFISFPATTASGAEPPEALWRAALGDSAADKLVEAGILPRLLSKEATPEEVERAREIVIMGKGAVADVVIALANNSTSHTRFRSLINAAGGRFASLPHFDPAMFFTSMQVDWQALVERTAKLAGEINGAVEIEVTTPNGSRMRIGKQGRIAEGDDGLLTAPGSFGNLPAGEVYLAPLEGTCEGIMVLEYAPNRKLVSPIELVVKNGIVTEIRGDEPYRHKLEQKFAESAKNRNIAELGIGTNDKASRPDNILEAEKILGTIHIALGDNSGFGGTVSTPFHEDYVFYEPTLTAIMADGTEKILLRQGQLTI, encoded by the coding sequence ATGTACAGCAAAGCCTTCTCGGATCTTTTCAGCATCAACATGGGGGTAAAAAGCGGGGAGCGCATCCTGGTCTTCAGCGATACGATCCGCCCCGACGAAACGCCATCTGCGGCTGATGCGGACCGCCGCGCCAGGCTGTTGCAGACCGCTGCTGATGCGGCTGCCTATGCCGGGAAGATATACGGCAACACCACTTTCATCTCGTTCCCCGCCACCACCGCCTCCGGCGCTGAACCGCCGGAAGCTCTCTGGCGAGCAGCCTTGGGTGACAGTGCTGCCGACAAGCTCGTGGAGGCTGGCATCCTGCCACGGCTTCTATCCAAGGAGGCCACCCCGGAAGAAGTCGAACGAGCCAGAGAAATCGTCATTATGGGAAAAGGAGCCGTTGCCGATGTGGTAATTGCTCTCGCCAACAATTCCACCAGCCACACACGCTTCCGCTCCCTGATAAACGCCGCCGGCGGACGCTTCGCCAGCCTTCCCCACTTCGACCCAGCGATGTTTTTCACCTCCATGCAAGTCGACTGGCAGGCCCTTGTCGAACGAACCGCCAAGCTCGCCGGAGAAATAAACGGTGCCGTGGAAATCGAAGTGACCACCCCCAACGGCAGCCGGATGCGTATCGGCAAGCAGGGAAGGATTGCCGAAGGGGACGACGGCCTTTTAACCGCGCCGGGTAGCTTTGGCAACCTGCCGGCCGGCGAAGTCTATCTGGCGCCGCTGGAAGGAACATGTGAAGGAATAATGGTTCTGGAGTATGCGCCAAACCGCAAACTCGTCTCGCCGATTGAGCTTGTAGTTAAGAACGGGATTGTCACCGAGATTCGCGGCGATGAACCGTACAGACATAAACTGGAGCAGAAATTCGCTGAGAGCGCAAAAAATCGGAATATCGCCGAGCTGGGAATCGGCACCAACGACAAGGCGAGCAGGCCGGACAACATCCTCGAAGCGGAAAAAATTCTCGGCACCATCCATATTGCCCTGGGGGACAATTCCGGCTTCGGCGGCACCGTCAGCACCCCGTTCCACGAGGACTACGTGTTTTACGAGCCGACGCTGACCGCCATCATGGCCGACGGGACGGAGAAAATCCTGCTGCGCCAAGGGCAACTTACTATCTGA